Proteins encoded in a region of the Homo sapiens chromosome 9, GRCh38.p14 Primary Assembly genome:
- the DNAJB5 gene encoding dnaJ homolog subfamily B member 5 isoform 3 (isoform 3 is encoded by transcript variant 5) — protein sequence MGKDYYKILGIPSGANEDEIKKAYRKMALKYHPDKNKEPNAEEKFKEIAEAYDVLSDPKKRGLYDQYGEEGLKTGGGTSGGSSGSFHYTFHGDPHATFASFFGGSNPFDIFFASSRSTRPFSGFDPDDMDVDEDEDPFGAFGRFGFNGLSRGPRRAPEPLYPRRKVQDPPVVHELRVSLEEIYHGSTKRMKITRRRLNPDGRTVRTEDKILHIVIKRGWKEGTKITFPKEGDATPDNIPADIVFVLKDKPHAHFRRDGTNVLYSALISLKEALCGCTVNIPTIDGRVIPLPCNDVIKPGTVKRLRGEGLPFPKVPTQRGDLIVEFKVRFPDRLTPQTRQILKQHLPCS from the exons ATGGGAAAAGATTATTACAAGATTCTTGGGATCCCATCGGGGGCCAACGAGGATGAGATCAAGAAAGCCTACCGGAAGATGGCCTTGAAGTACCACCCAGACAAGAATAAAGAACCCAACGCTGAGGAGAAGTTTAAGGAGATTGCAGAGGCCTATGATGTGCTAAGTGACCCCAAGAAACGGGGCCTGTATGACCAGTATGGGGAGGAAG GCCTGAAGACCGGCGGTGGCACATCAGGTGGCTCCAGTGGCTCCTTTCACTACACCTTTCATGGGGACCCCCATGCCACCTTTGCCTCCTTCTTTGGTGGCTCCAACCCCTTCGATATCTTCTTTGCCAGCAGCCGCTCCACTCGGCCCTTCAGTGGCTTTGACCCAGATGACATGGATGTGGATGAAGATGAGGACCCATTTGGCGCTTTCGGCCGTTTTGGCTTCAATGGGCTGAGTAGGGGTCCAAGGCGAGCCCCAGAACCACTGTACCCTCGGCGCAAGGTGCAGGACCCCCCAGTGGTGCACGAGCTGCGGGTGTCCCTGGAGGAGATCTACCATGGCTCCACCAAGCGCATGAAGATCACAAGGCGTCGCCTCAACCCTGATGGGCGAACTGTGCGCACCGAGGACAAGATCCTGCACATAGTCATCAAGCGTGGCTGGAAGGAAGGCACCAAGATCACCTTCCCCAAAGAAGGCGACGCCACACCTGACAACATCCCTGCTGACATCGTCTTTGTGCTCAAAGACAAGCCCCATGCACACTTCCGCCGAGATGGCACCAACGTGCTCTACAGTGCCCTGATCAGCCTCAAGGAG GCGCTGTGTGGCTGCACTGTGAACATTCCCACTATCGACGGCCGAGTGATCCCTTTGCCCTGCAATGATGTCATCAAGCCAGGCACCGTGAAGAGACTCCGTGGGGAGGGCCTTCCCTTCCCCAAAGTGCCAACTCAGCGAGGAGACCTCATTGTTGAGTTCAAAGTTCGCTTCCCAGACAGATTAACACCACAGACAAGACAGATCCTTAAGCAGCACCTACCCTGTTCCTAG
- the DNAJB5 gene encoding dnaJ homolog subfamily B member 5 isoform 2 (isoform 2 is encoded by transcript variant 6): MFKIQLEPLKLRAWTLNGFVKFRNKETSAGPVAVMGKDYYKILGIPSGANEDEIKKAYRKMALKYHPDKNKEPNAEEKFKEIAEAYDVLSDPKKRGLYDQYGEEGLKTGGGTSGGSSGSFHYTFHGDPHATFASFFGGSNPFDIFFASSRSTRPFSGFDPDDMDVDEDEDPFGAFGRFGFNGLSRGPRRAPEPLYPRRKVQDPPVVHELRVSLEEIYHGSTKRMKITRRRLNPDGRTVRTEDKILHIVIKRGWKEGTKITFPKEGDATPDNIPADIVFVLKDKPHAHFRRDGTNVLYSALISLKEALCGCTVNIPTIDGRVIPLPCNDVIKPGTVKRLRGEGLPFPKVPTQRGDLIVEFKVRFPDRLTPQTRQILKQHLPCS; encoded by the exons AAACAAGGAGACCAGTGCTGGTCCAGTGGCTGTGATGGGAAAAGATTATTACAAGATTCTTGGGATCCCATCGGGGGCCAACGAGGATGAGATCAAGAAAGCCTACCGGAAGATGGCCTTGAAGTACCACCCAGACAAGAATAAAGAACCCAACGCTGAGGAGAAGTTTAAGGAGATTGCAGAGGCCTATGATGTGCTAAGTGACCCCAAGAAACGGGGCCTGTATGACCAGTATGGGGAGGAAG GCCTGAAGACCGGCGGTGGCACATCAGGTGGCTCCAGTGGCTCCTTTCACTACACCTTTCATGGGGACCCCCATGCCACCTTTGCCTCCTTCTTTGGTGGCTCCAACCCCTTCGATATCTTCTTTGCCAGCAGCCGCTCCACTCGGCCCTTCAGTGGCTTTGACCCAGATGACATGGATGTGGATGAAGATGAGGACCCATTTGGCGCTTTCGGCCGTTTTGGCTTCAATGGGCTGAGTAGGGGTCCAAGGCGAGCCCCAGAACCACTGTACCCTCGGCGCAAGGTGCAGGACCCCCCAGTGGTGCACGAGCTGCGGGTGTCCCTGGAGGAGATCTACCATGGCTCCACCAAGCGCATGAAGATCACAAGGCGTCGCCTCAACCCTGATGGGCGAACTGTGCGCACCGAGGACAAGATCCTGCACATAGTCATCAAGCGTGGCTGGAAGGAAGGCACCAAGATCACCTTCCCCAAAGAAGGCGACGCCACACCTGACAACATCCCTGCTGACATCGTCTTTGTGCTCAAAGACAAGCCCCATGCACACTTCCGCCGAGATGGCACCAACGTGCTCTACAGTGCCCTGATCAGCCTCAAGGAG GCGCTGTGTGGCTGCACTGTGAACATTCCCACTATCGACGGCCGAGTGATCCCTTTGCCCTGCAATGATGTCATCAAGCCAGGCACCGTGAAGAGACTCCGTGGGGAGGGCCTTCCCTTCCCCAAAGTGCCAACTCAGCGAGGAGACCTCATTGTTGAGTTCAAAGTTCGCTTCCCAGACAGATTAACACCACAGACAAGACAGATCCTTAAGCAGCACCTACCCTGTTCCTAG